In the Gymnodinialimonas sp. 202GB13-11 genome, one interval contains:
- the trbG gene encoding P-type conjugative transfer protein TrbG, with protein MTHLRTLSCLLLATAVLTACANEPPPQITYDDIVPTLAPPPSPPPAEDPLRPVHIPPSWTPSRGGDPEAETPEARIAAANAAARIEPRPEGFYNALQVFPWSEGALYQVYAAPGQITTITLEAGEQLTGPGPIAAGDTARWIIGDTVSGAGRTARVHVLVKPTRPDITTNLVISTDRRNYLIELRASEEIWMPAVAWAYPEEPTRPRLPTLLRPTIPHEADRDYRYGLQGDSPPWRPVAVFDDGRRVFVVFPIGIAQGEMPPLFVLGPDGQGQIVNTRVTGNVLIVDRLFGAAELRLGETRQEVVRIVRMDGIEHRRAHPGVAEGQLR; from the coding sequence ATGACCCATCTCAGAACCCTATCCTGCCTTCTTCTCGCAACAGCCGTCTTGACGGCGTGCGCCAACGAGCCCCCGCCACAGATCACCTATGACGACATAGTGCCGACCCTCGCACCTCCTCCGTCACCGCCACCGGCGGAAGATCCTCTGCGCCCGGTCCACATCCCGCCGTCATGGACCCCTTCCCGAGGGGGCGACCCCGAGGCCGAAACGCCAGAGGCCCGGATCGCAGCCGCCAATGCAGCCGCACGCATCGAGCCGCGCCCCGAGGGCTTTTACAACGCCCTGCAGGTCTTCCCTTGGAGCGAAGGCGCGCTTTACCAAGTCTATGCCGCCCCCGGCCAGATCACGACGATCACGCTGGAGGCGGGCGAACAGCTGACCGGCCCGGGGCCCATCGCGGCAGGCGATACAGCGCGCTGGATCATCGGCGACACTGTGAGCGGCGCAGGCCGCACTGCCCGCGTCCATGTCCTCGTCAAACCGACGCGTCCGGACATCACCACAAATCTCGTCATTAGCACCGACCGGCGGAATTACCTGATCGAGCTGCGCGCCAGCGAAGAGATCTGGATGCCCGCCGTCGCCTGGGCCTATCCCGAAGAGCCGACACGCCCGCGACTACCAACCTTGCTGCGCCCGACCATCCCACATGAGGCAGATCGGGACTATCGCTACGGTCTGCAGGGTGACAGCCCACCCTGGCGTCCGGTTGCGGTCTTCGACGATGGTCGCCGGGTATTTGTCGTTTTCCCGATCGGCATCGCCCAAGGGGAAATGCCGCCTCTGTTCGTGCTCGGACCGGACGGCCAGGGCCAGATCGTCAACACCCGCGTTACGGGCAATGTCCTGATCGTTGACCGGCTCTTTGGGGCCGCAGAACTGAGATTGGGTGAGACCCGGCAGGAAGTGGTCCGGATCGTGCGGATGGACGGCATCGAGCACCGTCGCGCACACCCTGGCGTTGCGGAGGGTCAGTTGAGATGA
- the trbF gene encoding conjugal transfer protein TrbF produces MTMFRRPTVRYSTTPEPVTPYQRAAQAWDHRIGSARVQARNWRLMAFGCLTLVAGLSVTLVWQSTQSSVVPYVVEVDNLGAAQAVAPALADYEPTDPQIAWHLARFIENVRQVPADPIVLRQSWLRAYDFTTNRGAVALNDHARVNDPFAAVGETQIAIEISSVIRASDTSFRVAWVERRYENGQLSATERWTAILTIVIQPPRDAERLRQNPLGVYVHAINWSRESAQ; encoded by the coding sequence CTGACCATGTTCCGCCGTCCAACAGTCCGCTACTCCACCACTCCTGAACCCGTCACGCCCTATCAGAGGGCGGCGCAAGCCTGGGATCACCGCATCGGTTCCGCCCGCGTTCAGGCCCGCAACTGGCGCCTCATGGCTTTCGGTTGCCTAACGCTGGTCGCCGGTCTGAGCGTCACGCTTGTCTGGCAATCGACGCAAAGTTCGGTCGTTCCGTATGTGGTCGAGGTCGACAATCTCGGCGCGGCTCAGGCAGTTGCGCCCGCCCTCGCAGATTACGAACCCACCGATCCGCAGATCGCTTGGCATCTGGCGCGTTTCATCGAGAATGTCCGGCAGGTGCCCGCGGACCCCATCGTGCTGCGCCAAAGCTGGCTGCGCGCCTACGATTTCACCACGAATCGCGGCGCTGTTGCGCTCAACGATCATGCACGAGTGAACGACCCGTTCGCGGCCGTCGGCGAGACTCAGATCGCCATCGAGATTTCCAGCGTCATTCGCGCTTCCGACACCAGCTTCCGCGTCGCCTGGGTGGAGCGGCGCTACGAAAACGGCCAGCTGTCCGCCACCGAACGCTGGACCGCCATCCTCACCATCGTGATCCAACCGCCCCGCGATGCCGAGCGCCTGCGTCAGAACCCGCTCGGTGTCTATGTCCATGCCATCAACTGGTCGAGGGAGAGTGCCCAATGA